The Methanosphaera sp. BMS genome contains a region encoding:
- the hacB gene encoding homoaconitase small subunit, translated as MEKFKGKTWKFRDCIDTDVIIAGRYLRTFNPEDLAAHVMEAEDPDFSSRVNKGDIIVAGWNFGCGSSREQAPVAIKTAGVSVVIAKSFARIFYRNAINIGLPVITADIEADEGDILEVDVNEGMINNLTQDKKYTIKPFDQTMLDILESGGLVNKYLNERGQ; from the coding sequence CAGGGATTGCATAGATACTGACGTAATTATTGCAGGCAGATATTTAAGGACATTTAATCCCGAAGATCTGGCGGCACACGTTATGGAAGCAGAAGACCCCGATTTTTCTTCTAGGGTAAATAAGGGTGATATAATAGTTGCAGGATGGAACTTCGGGTGTGGTTCAAGTCGTGAACAAGCACCAGTAGCCATAAAAACAGCAGGAGTATCTGTGGTAATAGCCAAATCATTTGCAAGGATATTCTATAGAAATGCCATCAACATAGGACTTCCTGTCATAACCGCAGATATAGAAGCCGATGAAGGAGACATTCTGGAAGTTGACGTAAATGAAGGTATGATAAATAACCTGACACAGGATAAGAAATACACAATCAAGCCATTCGATCAAACAATGCTTGATATATTGGAAAGCGGTGGATTGGTAAATAAATATTTAAACGAGAGGGGGCAATAA
- a CDS encoding HVO_0476 family zinc finger protein → MSCPNCGNEEYEVLKSKGKKVKELTVQCKECSHVYRQTHQEAQEVEVRVVISEFENSWKSSVKLYSDEYLEVGTILFIDDKEVEVTSIENNDSIRVYECPVINIQTIWAKSLDTLARLGISIDNHGEVLSHKIEIEREFIFTIGDVCEIDGIKFKIYGFKTLERSMKKGYAYAKVIKRVYGKLLSRKDKSTVQYDLTEYVIKTTIKEHNY, encoded by the coding sequence ATGTCTTGTCCAAATTGTGGTAATGAGGAATATGAAGTACTAAAATCAAAAGGTAAAAAGGTTAAGGAATTGACGGTTCAATGCAAAGAATGCAGTCACGTTTATAGACAAACACATCAGGAAGCTCAGGAAGTAGAAGTAAGGGTAGTCATAAGTGAATTTGAAAATTCATGGAAAAGTAGCGTTAAGTTGTACTCCGATGAATACCTTGAAGTGGGAACAATACTCTTTATTGATGATAAGGAGGTTGAAGTTACTTCAATTGAAAACAATGACAGTATAAGGGTATATGAATGTCCTGTAATAAATATCCAAACGATATGGGCTAAATCATTAGATACGCTTGCAAGACTTGGTATTTCAATAGATAATCATGGTGAAGTCCTGTCCCACAAGATTGAAATAGAAAGGGAATTCATATTTACCATAGGTGATGTATGTGAAATTGACGGCATCAAATTCAAGATATATGGATTCAAAACATTGGAGCGCAGTATGAAAAAAGGTTATGCCTATGCAAAGGTAATTAAAAGGGTATATGGTAAGCTACTGTCAAGAAAAGACAAATCAACAGTTCAATATGACTTGACTGAGTACGTCATTAAGACAACCATTAAGGAACATAATTATTAA
- a CDS encoding tRNA (N(6)-L-threonylcarbamoyladenosine(37)-C(2))-methylthiotransferase, producing the protein MKIYLETHGCTFNQADSDIMINILKEKHVMVESMDEADVIILNTCYVKLPTEQKMITKIRKIEEKYPDKKLIIAGCMVEVDPIRLSKFSDNASWIGPHKIDLVDEIVERTLNGEVVREYGKTTMLKAGSNIKSNDSLIHILQICEGCSGGCTFCCTKSARGSLNSYPIDKIVEEAKVAVKNGCRELQVTAQDTACYGEDTGESFATLLERLATIDGDFRIRVGMMHPKSLKRQLDDVIDVFKQHEKIYKFIHLPVQTGSPKVLKEMNRLHTLDEFKEMLRLFRKEIPSLSLATDIIVGYPTETDDDFNQTLDLIEEIKPDIIHISKYMHRPTAKSNTLEEIPHEVMKERSHKLNDLKTKVMLENNKKYEGSIQNVLITSTGVSGGYVGYTDSYKNIIIDEAVIGEFMKVEIIEGKRTYLLAKSINMY; encoded by the coding sequence ATGAAAATTTATTTAGAAACACACGGATGTACATTCAATCAGGCCGATTCTGATATCATGATCAATATCCTTAAGGAAAAACATGTCATGGTTGAATCAATGGATGAAGCTGATGTAATCATCTTAAATACATGCTATGTAAAGTTACCGACAGAACAGAAGATGATTACAAAAATCAGGAAGATAGAAGAGAAATATCCTGATAAAAAGTTAATAATAGCAGGATGTATGGTTGAAGTAGATCCGATTAGATTAAGTAAGTTTTCAGATAATGCCTCCTGGATTGGACCACATAAAATTGATTTGGTTGATGAAATAGTAGAACGGACATTGAATGGTGAGGTCGTAAGGGAATATGGTAAAACAACTATGCTTAAGGCAGGATCCAATATAAAATCCAACGATTCATTGATTCATATCCTTCAGATATGCGAGGGATGTAGTGGTGGATGTACGTTCTGCTGTACCAAATCAGCAAGGGGCTCTTTAAACAGTTATCCGATTGATAAGATAGTTGAAGAGGCAAAAGTTGCAGTAAAAAATGGCTGCAGGGAATTACAGGTAACTGCACAGGATACGGCATGCTATGGTGAAGATACTGGTGAATCATTTGCAACGTTATTGGAAAGGTTGGCTACGATTGACGGCGATTTCAGGATACGTGTTGGAATGATGCATCCCAAAAGTCTTAAAAGGCAATTGGATGATGTGATAGACGTATTCAAACAGCATGAAAAAATATATAAATTTATTCATCTGCCGGTGCAGACCGGTAGTCCAAAGGTACTGAAGGAAATGAATAGGCTACATACATTGGATGAATTTAAGGAAATGCTGAGGTTATTCAGAAAAGAAATACCGTCATTATCGCTGGCTACCGATATCATCGTGGGATATCCTACAGAAACAGATGATGACTTTAATCAAACGTTGGATCTGATTGAAGAGATAAAACCCGATATCATACACATCTCCAAGTATATGCACAGGCCAACTGCCAAGTCCAACACGCTGGAGGAAATACCTCATGAAGTGATGAAGGAGCGTTCCCATAAATTGAATGATTTGAAGACAAAAGTCATGCTGGAGAATAATAAGAAATATGAAGGCAGCATACAGAATGTTCTAATAACTTCTACCGGAGTATCCGGTGGTTATGTTGGTTATACTGATAGCTATAAAAATATCATAATAGATGAGGCGGTTATCGGGGAATTTATGAAAGTTGAAATTATAGAGGGTAAACGTACATATTTATTAGCAAAAAGTATTAATATGTATTAA